The stretch of DNA TAAATCTACATAATCTTGATATTGCATTTAGTATTGAATGTTATTTAAATGATGAATTAGTTGGTGGACTTTATGGACTTTTAATAGGAAATATTTTTTGTGGTGAAAGTATGTTTGCGAAAGTTACTGACGCATCAAAAGTAGCTTTTTACCATCTTTGTAATCAAGCCTCACAAAATGGCATAAAACTTATAGATTGTCAAGTTTACAACGACCATTTAGCAAGTTTAGGAGCTTATGAAATAAGTAGAGAAAAATACTTTGAAATATTAAATATAGAAATTTAATATATAAAAAATGTTACTTTTTTCTATATTTTTATAAACTATAACCCTATTTTAATTAATTGCTACACGCTTACTACTTTTTTGTTTTATAATGGTTCATATTTCAATATGTATAAGGTAAAAAAATGAGCGAAGAAATAAAAAGAGAAAAATCTCTTACAATGACTATGTTAATGACTCCAGATAAAGCAAATTTTTCAGGGAAAAATGTTCACGGTGGTGAAATTCTAAAAATGCTAGATCATGTTGCATATGCATGTGCAGCAAGATATACAGGTATGTATGCTGTAACATTATCAGTTGACATGGTTTTATTTAAAGATCCTATTAAAATCGGTTCTCTTGTTACATTTCATGCCTCTGTAAATTATACAGGAAGAACTTCTATGGAAATTGGTATTAAAGTAATTTCAGAAGATATAAAAGATCATACAATCAAAAATACAAATGTTTGTTATTTTACAATGATTGCAGTTGATGAAGATGGAAAACCAGCTCCTGTTCCTAAATTAGATTTAGTTACAGAAGATGACAAACGAAGATATAACGATGCAATTGCAAGAAGAGAAGCTAGAATGTCTTCAAGACACTCTAAATAATTTTTCTTTATTTACAAAAAAAGGGGAAGATTTAAAAATCTTCCCCTTTTTAATTTTATACTTAAAAAGTATATTAAGCCTCTTTAGACTCAATATACTCTTCATAACTTCCTTTGAAATCAACTATTGTTCCACCTGGTTGAATTTCAATAATTCTATTAGCAAATGCATCTAATAATTCCCTATCGTGAGACACACAAATAACAGAACCTGCATATTCAAGTAATCCTTCACCTAAAGCAATAATTGCTTCTAAGTCAAGGTGATTTGTTGGTTCATCTAAAACAAGAAAATTTCCTTGTTCTAACATGATTTTAGAAAGCATCATTCTATGTTTTTCTCCACCAGAACAAGAGTTTACTTTTTTCTCTTGTTCTTGACCGTTAAATAACATTCTTCCAAGACAATTTCTAATTTCAGAAATATCCGCATCTCTATCACAATTTCTCAACCAATCGTAAAGTGTATTATCACCTTCGATTATATCAGTTGCATTTTGTGGAAAATATGAGTTTTGAATAGTTGCACCCCATAAAACTTCTCCACTATCAGCTTGTAAATTTCCTTCTAAGATTTCACAAAGAGTAGTTTTACCAATACCATTTGTTCCAATAAGAGCGATTTTATCACCCTTTTCAACAGTGAAATTAATATTATCTAAAACAACATTTCCATCGTAAGCTTTAGAGATATTTTTAACAGTTAATAACTCTTTTCCAACTTCTCTTTTTTGTTTAAAAATAATTGATGGATCTCGTCTACTTGATACTTGAATTGAACCAACATCAAGTTTATCAAGTTGTTTTTGTCTTGAAGTTGCTTGTTTTGCTTTAGAAGCATTTGCACTAAATCTAGCGATAAATTTTTCAAGTTCATCTTTTTCTTTTAGTTTTTTACCAACATCTTTTTCATTTTGTTTTGCAATTAATGTTGAAGCAATATACCAATCATCATAAGTTCCTGTGAACTCTCTGATTTGTTTAAAGTCAACATCTAAAATATGTGTACAAACAGCATTTAAGAAGTGTCTATCATGAGAGATAACTACCATTGTTCCATCATGGTGTTGTAATTGGTTTTCTAACCAACCAATTGTTGCAATATCAAGGTTATTTGTAGGCTCATCTAAAAATAGAACATCTGGTTTTGGGTATAAAACTTGTGCTAATAAAACTTTGAATTTATTTCCACCTGTTAATGTACTCATTAACTCTTGATGAGAAGCTGCTGGAAATCCTAAATCTTCTAAAATTCTTGTAATTTTTACATCATATTCATAAGTTGGATCTTCTTCACAACATATAATTTCAAGTTCAGCTAGTCTATTATTTACTTCATCTGTAAATTCAGGACTCATATAAAGTTCTTCTTTTTCTTTTACTGCATCGTATAATCTTTTATTTCCTAAAAGAACAGCATCAAAAATTGTATTATTTTCATAAGCAAATTGATTTTGTGATAAAGTTCCTACTTTTTTACCATTTTGAACTTGTACTTCACCCTCAGTTGCATCTTCTTGACCTGATAATATTTTTAAGAAAGTTGTTTTACCAGCACCATTTGCACCAATTAAACCATATCTTTTACCAGTATCTAATTTTATATTTATGTCTTGAAATAAAACTCTAGCACCAAAAGCTTTTTTAAGATTGACAGTTTGAACCATATTATAATTCTCTCCATTTATTTTATTTATTCGTATATTGATTTCGCGATTATATCTTAAAAAATCTATTTAAGACTTAATTTAAGCTCTTAAATCTCTTTTTCAAATGCTAATCTCATAATCTCATCTTCTGTTAAATGTCTCATTCTTGTGTCATCTTCAGGAGGATATTTGATAATTAAAACTTTTGTTTTTAAATCATCTAAACGATATTTAGTTAAGTTTTTTATTAGATTATCATTTATCATTTCTTTTGATAAAGTAGCTTGTTCAAGCATTTTTGTAATAACATTTTCAAGATTTTTTTTCGTCTCTTCAAAAGCTTTTTCTTCATCTGTTAATGAAATATATTGTTTATCTAAATATTTCATTACAAAATCTGCTGGATATTTATAAGTTGTAATTCCCTTATAAACATACTTTTGACATTTTATATTTGGTATATGAACCCCTGTAAAAATATATCCAAGTACAGTATTTATACCATCTAACTCTTTTAAAGGATTATGAGAACAAATGAAATCTTCTTTTACAACCGATGGAGAAAACTCTAATGACGTAATATTGTTATGTAAAATAATAAAACTTCCACCTACTTCTTTTGGTCCACCTTTTAGAGAAAATATCTCGTTTTTATGAGCCATAAAACTTCCAGTAACTTTTTTTGGACTTCCTTCAAGTGAAGTTAATTCATTATCTCCAATATCAAAATCACCCTCAACAATATTAAAATTAAGCGGTAATTTTAATAAGTTGGCCAATTTATCAGCTAGTCTTACATCACCATGAACATTTACTGAATTATCTTTTAAAATAGTAAAATTTTTTATTTCATGTTTTCTAAGCCATCTGCTGATATCATCAACATTTGTAAGTGCAACAATAGGTTTATAAATATGTGAAATAACTTCACTACCTTTATATCTCCATGTTTTTTCTTCTTCATTAAATGTACTTGTAAGATGATTTAATCTAATGTCAGTTACTAAATCCCAGCCTATTTCATCAGCAACTCCATCTAAATCTGTTAAATTATTTTTAGAACAAAAATAGTCTTGCCCAACAGAAACAGGTCCACCGATTAATCTTTCTATTAAATTTTCAGAACAATCAAAAGATGCATCAACATATTTTGGTCCACCTTTTAAAGTAGCTATTTTGTTAGAAGAGCATTTAAAAAAACCTTTTATTGTTCTGGGCATTCCTTTTATAGAATCAATTAAATTATTAGAACAATCAAAATTTCCTTTAACCTCTTTTGGAGCATAAGATAAATTTTTTAGTTGATTAAAAGAACAATCGAAATCGCCAACTTCTGTTGGTCCTTCAAAAAGAGAAGTTAAATTATTTCTTGAACAATTGAAATCTCCAGTTACGGTTTTGGGGCATCCATCAAGTGAAGTTAAACCATTATTACTTATATCAAAATATCCATCAACCATTTTAAATTTAACAGGTATTTTTTTTACACTTAACTTTTTATTTAGATTAACATTTCCTTGAACTGTTATGTAGAAATCTTCTGAAATTAGATAATTATTTATAGCATGCTCTTTAAGCCATTTTTCGATTTCTGCGAGACTATTCATCATCTACCTTTATTATTATTATTTTTAATTAATACTACATTTTAGCATTTTATATCTTAAAATATTAATATCAAACTACATATAAAACATACAAAAAAACTTTTTATTGCCATATAATCTTTTCAAGTTAGTATTTGCTGGCTTATATAAACAAAGGTTGTTTATCATGAAAAAAAGAGTTTGGATTATTGGTGCTAGTAGTGGAATTGGTTTAGACTTAGTTAAGTTATGGTTACAAAATAATTATCAAGTAATAGCAAGTTCTAGAGATATTGAAAATTCAAACGAGCTACTAAAACTAAAATCAACTTACTCAAATAATCTGGAACTTTTAAATATTGATGTTTTAGATAATGAAAATGTTATTAAAAGTGTGACTGAAGCATACAATATTTTTAATGGTTTAGATATTTGTTTTTTTAATGCGGGAGTTTATGAATCAATGACTTACGAGCAATGGGATATTTCAAACTTTGAATCCATGATAAATATAAATTATTTAGGTGCTATAAGAGTTTTAAAACCTCTAATTGCATTTTTAGAAAAACAAAAACATAAGTCAACTATTGTTTTAAATGCAAGTTTATCAAGTTACTTTGGTTTACCTTATGGTGGAGCTTATAGTGCTTCAAAGGCAGCTTTAGTTAATTTTGCCCAAGCGATTCAACCAGAATTGCAAAGAAAAAATATTTATGTTCAAATCATAAATCATGGTTTTGTGAAAACAAGACTTACAGCTAAAAATGATTTTGAAATGCCACAATTAATGGAAGTAAATTATGCAGCAAGAAAAATATTTGATGGACTAAATAAACCCTATAAATTTGAGATTTCGTTTCCTTTTGTTTTATCCAAATTTTTACGGTTAATTAGTTTGTTGCCTTATAAATTGAGTTTTTCTATATGCAAAAAGTTTTTAAAATGATTAAAACAACAATTATTGTGAAATATAATGGTTTGATTTAATGAATAATAATCCCCTCAAAAGCAAAGAGATTTTCCTTTATGGAATATTGGGAATTCCCATTGCTTTTTTGGGTTTTCCTTTATATATTTATTTACCCTCTTTTTATGTTGAGCATATTGGTTTAAGTATTGGAGTTGTTGGATTTATTTCATTAATAGCTCGATTAATTGATATGATTGCTGACCCATTTATTGGTCGTTTTAGTGATATTTATAGCTCAAAATTTAATATAATTTTTATTTCATCTTTTTTTCTTTTATTTGGTCTTTTTTTTCTAATAAAACCCATTTTTTATAGTTCTATTTGGTTGTTTTTATGTTCAATAATTACTTATATTTCATACAGTTTTGTTTTGATTCCATACTTAAGTCTGAATTCCATATTAAGCAAAAATGAAAAAGATAACATAAAACTTGCTTTTTCAAGGGAAATATTTATAATAATTGGAGTTTTAATTGCTTTACTTATGCCATATATTTTTTTGGTTTCAAGTG from Arcobacter suis CECT 7833 encodes:
- a CDS encoding SDR family NAD(P)-dependent oxidoreductase, with translation MKKRVWIIGASSGIGLDLVKLWLQNNYQVIASSRDIENSNELLKLKSTYSNNLELLNIDVLDNENVIKSVTEAYNIFNGLDICFFNAGVYESMTYEQWDISNFESMININYLGAIRVLKPLIAFLEKQKHKSTIVLNASLSSYFGLPYGGAYSASKAALVNFAQAIQPELQRKNIYVQIINHGFVKTRLTAKNDFEMPQLMEVNYAARKIFDGLNKPYKFEISFPFVLSKFLRLISLLPYKLSFSICKKFLK
- a CDS encoding ABC-F family ATP-binding cassette domain-containing protein, yielding MVQTVNLKKAFGARVLFQDINIKLDTGKRYGLIGANGAGKTTFLKILSGQEDATEGEVQVQNGKKVGTLSQNQFAYENNTIFDAVLLGNKRLYDAVKEKEELYMSPEFTDEVNNRLAELEIICCEEDPTYEYDVKITRILEDLGFPAASHQELMSTLTGGNKFKVLLAQVLYPKPDVLFLDEPTNNLDIATIGWLENQLQHHDGTMVVISHDRHFLNAVCTHILDVDFKQIREFTGTYDDWYIASTLIAKQNEKDVGKKLKEKDELEKFIARFSANASKAKQATSRQKQLDKLDVGSIQVSSRRDPSIIFKQKREVGKELLTVKNISKAYDGNVVLDNINFTVEKGDKIALIGTNGIGKTTLCEILEGNLQADSGEVLWGATIQNSYFPQNATDIIEGDNTLYDWLRNCDRDADISEIRNCLGRMLFNGQEQEKKVNSCSGGEKHRMMLSKIMLEQGNFLVLDEPTNHLDLEAIIALGEGLLEYAGSVICVSHDRELLDAFANRIIEIQPGGTIVDFKGSYEEYIESKEA
- a CDS encoding acyl-CoA thioesterase; protein product: MSEEIKREKSLTMTMLMTPDKANFSGKNVHGGEILKMLDHVAYACAARYTGMYAVTLSVDMVLFKDPIKIGSLVTFHASVNYTGRTSMEIGIKVISEDIKDHTIKNTNVCYFTMIAVDEDGKPAPVPKLDLVTEDDKRRYNDAIARREARMSSRHSK